A single window of Caldimicrobium thiodismutans DNA harbors:
- a CDS encoding VTT domain-containing protein, with the protein MPAQPFMEQAVSDLLHNCTECKICIKACPFLEKYGLPKEIILQRKEEVFYCTNCSACSFLCKEGLDPAEALYFLKVSLLEEGSTLGEKLKKSALSFTKKIHSFPISHWEKAERIFWPGCSLWGTYPHLIKELLKILNKFSDKKIVLVLDCCLDPLYQIGALGETKKGWQELNQRFLDYGINEVIVACTNCYKIFKRFSNNLRVFHILEILPEEEFQNTLNKPFFHLPCPAFKEMDLKEKIVEKFKDKVDRVLPYPSCCGAGGGAYFSEEISESFLEKTLKLAGKRPILTFCFGCKNRFLKKGERALHLLETLKGIKPLESHVSSAKKWFNRIKFSLQRKITRPKSFFFLLFFLLMLISFYFQWRGFLKAENFADTIKAFSGHPLSIILYLIIYTIAPSFFISSLALTLLAGFLWGPLFGGLIALTGATLGATLSFQLARYFFRESLKTRLGLEKWKYFDEITKKHGWKAVAFVRLFPLFPFPVVNYLFGLTSIDLKTYVICTFFFMAPAGFAYTGLGFSLKSILFEGKFFPLFLVLAFLFTLTILLRYLSKKWKL; encoded by the coding sequence ATGCCTGCACAGCCCTTTATGGAACAGGCTGTTTCGGATCTCTTACATAACTGCACTGAATGTAAGATCTGTATAAAAGCCTGCCCTTTTCTTGAAAAATATGGCCTTCCTAAGGAGATAATTCTTCAGAGAAAAGAAGAGGTTTTTTATTGCACAAACTGTTCAGCTTGTAGTTTCCTTTGTAAAGAAGGGTTAGATCCTGCAGAGGCTCTCTATTTTCTGAAAGTTTCCCTTCTTGAAGAAGGTTCAACTCTTGGAGAAAAACTTAAAAAAAGTGCCCTTTCCTTTACCAAGAAAATTCATTCCTTTCCCATTTCTCACTGGGAAAAGGCTGAAAGAATTTTCTGGCCAGGATGTAGTTTATGGGGAACTTATCCCCATTTAATTAAAGAGTTATTAAAAATTTTAAATAAATTTTCTGATAAAAAAATAGTTTTGGTTCTTGATTGTTGTCTTGATCCTCTCTATCAAATCGGAGCTTTGGGGGAGACTAAAAAGGGCTGGCAGGAGCTAAATCAGAGATTTTTGGATTATGGCATTAATGAAGTAATCGTTGCCTGCACAAATTGTTATAAAATTTTTAAAAGATTTAGCAATAACCTAAGGGTTTTTCATATTCTTGAGATACTTCCTGAGGAAGAATTTCAAAATACCCTCAATAAGCCTTTTTTCCATCTTCCCTGTCCAGCCTTTAAGGAAATGGACTTAAAAGAAAAAATTGTAGAAAAATTTAAAGATAAAGTGGACAGGGTTTTACCTTATCCTTCTTGTTGTGGAGCAGGGGGTGGGGCCTATTTTAGTGAGGAAATTTCTGAAAGCTTCCTTGAAAAAACCCTTAAGCTTGCTGGTAAAAGACCCATTTTAACCTTTTGTTTTGGTTGCAAAAATCGTTTTCTTAAAAAGGGGGAAAGAGCCCTTCACCTGCTTGAAACCCTGAAAGGGATTAAGCCCCTTGAGAGCCATGTTTCTTCAGCTAAAAAATGGTTTAATCGCATAAAATTTTCTCTTCAGAGAAAAATTACAAGGCCAAAAAGCTTCTTTTTTCTTTTATTTTTTCTTTTGATGCTTATAAGCTTTTACTTTCAATGGAGAGGTTTTTTAAAGGCCGAAAATTTTGCTGATACTATTAAAGCCTTTTCTGGACATCCCCTTTCTATAATATTATATTTAATAATATATACAATTGCTCCAAGCTTTTTTATTTCAAGTCTTGCTTTAACTTTACTTGCAGGTTTTTTATGGGGTCCTCTCTTTGGAGGGTTAATAGCCTTAACAGGGGCAACCCTCGGAGCAACCCTTTCTTTTCAACTGGCAAGATATTTTTTTAGAGAGTCCCTAAAAACCCGCTTAGGTTTAGAAAAATGGAAATACTTTGATGAAATTACAAAAAAACACGGCTGGAAAGCGGTTGCCTTTGTAAGACTTTTTCCCCTTTTTCCCTTTCCCGTGGTTAACTATCTTTTTGGATTAACCTCAATTGATCTGAAAACCTATGTTATTTGCACCTTTTTCTTTATGGCTCCTGCAGGTTTTGCCTATACAGGCCTTGGCTTCTCCTTAAAAAGCATTCTCTTTGAAGGAAAGTTCTTTCCCTTATTTCTTGTTCTTGCCTTTCTTTTTACTCTCACTATTCTTTTAAGATATCTTTCCAAAAAATGGAAACTTTAG
- a CDS encoding TIGR04282 family arsenosugar biosynthesis glycosyltransferase codes for METLEALGLFFKIPEKGKVKTRLAKDVGEERALEIYKELLWKTVKISEHLFLQRRIKLFGFYEGERLARIKKFFNLNFNWNFLPQKGKGLGERLKRAGELLLNFGFERIVFIGADCPFLSLDYLKSAFERLKDYPVVFGPSEDGGYVLLGFNFLFKNRLFLLFDYLPFETTKLLDKTLERLKPEDFSLLPTLFDIDTFEDFQKYLKLT; via the coding sequence ATGGAAACTTTAGAGGCCTTAGGCCTTTTCTTCAAAATCCCTGAAAAGGGAAAAGTAAAAACAAGGCTTGCAAAGGATGTGGGGGAAGAAAGAGCTCTTGAAATATATAAAGAATTACTCTGGAAAACTGTAAAAATTTCTGAGCATCTCTTTCTTCAAAGAAGAATAAAGCTTTTTGGTTTTTACGAGGGTGAAAGATTAGCCCGGATAAAAAAATTTTTTAACTTAAATTTTAACTGGAATTTTCTTCCCCAGAAGGGTAAAGGTCTCGGGGAGAGACTGAAGAGGGCAGGGGAGTTGCTATTAAATTTTGGTTTTGAAAGAATAGTCTTTATAGGTGCTGATTGTCCTTTTCTATCCCTGGATTATCTCAAATCTGCCTTTGAGAGACTCAAGGATTATCCCGTTGTTTTTGGACCTTCCGAAGATGGAGGATATGTCCTGTTGGGATTTAATTTTCTTTTTAAAAATAGACTTTTTCTTTTATTTGATTATTTACCTTTTGAAACAACGAAACTTTTAGATAAAACATTAGAGAGACTGAAACCTGAAGATTTTTCTCTTCTTCCAACCCTTTTTGATATAGACACCTTTGAAGATTTTCAAAAATATTTAAAACTGACTTGA
- the prxU gene encoding thioredoxin-dependent peroxiredoxin (Most members of this family contain a selenocysteine.), which produces MCTKVGGLAPDFEAGAYFPNGEIKKIKLSDYRGKWVVLLFYPADFTFVCPTELVDVAEKYEELKNLNVEVIGISIDTVFVHKVWQEVELSKMISGGVPYPLASDLGGKIGQLYGVYDEALGLDLRGTFIIDPDGVLQSVEINNAPVGRNADELVRKIKAFQHVRATGGKEVCPAKWEPGKTTLKPGIELAGKVYEVYKK; this is translated from the coding sequence ATGTGCACAAAAGTTGGTGGCCTTGCTCCAGATTTTGAGGCTGGTGCCTATTTTCCCAATGGGGAGATCAAGAAGATTAAGCTTTCTGATTACAGGGGGAAATGGGTTGTCCTTCTCTTTTATCCTGCTGACTTTACCTTTGTTTGCCCTACAGAGCTTGTTGATGTAGCTGAGAAATATGAGGAACTTAAAAATCTCAATGTGGAGGTTATTGGAATTAGTATTGATACGGTTTTTGTTCACAAGGTCTGGCAAGAAGTTGAGCTTTCTAAGATGATTAGTGGAGGGGTTCCCTATCCCCTTGCCTCAGACCTTGGGGGAAAGATTGGTCAGCTCTATGGAGTCTATGATGAAGCCCTTGGCCTTGATCTAAGAGGCACTTTTATTATAGATCCTGATGGGGTTCTTCAATCTGTAGAGATAAACAATGCCCCTGTAGGAAGAAATGCAGATGAATTGGTAAGAAAGATTAAAGCCTTCCAGCATGTAAGAGCAACAGGTGGAAAGGAAGTATGCCCTGCAAAATGGGAACCAGGAAAAACCACTTTAAAGCCTGGAATTGAGCTTGCTGGAAAGGTTTACGAAGTCTATAAAAAATAA